The Cylindrospermum stagnale PCC 7417 genome segment TAAAACTACTTAATCAACTGATAGAAAAAAGTATTAATTCACCTCCAGCTTCCTCAGTGGGGAGGTTATTCGATGCAGTAGCAGCAGCAATCGGTATTTGTCGAGAAGAATGTAGCTATGAAGGACAAGCAGCGATTGCAATGGAAGCCTTAGTCGATGTTAACCGCTTAAATAAAGTTGAAGAAACGCTAAATTATCCTTTTAACTTAGACATTTTAGATAGTATTTATTGTATAGACCCTGCCCCGATGTGGCAAGCCTTGCTTAATGACTTACAGCAGCAAACACCTCAAGCAATCATAGCGGCAAAATTCCATAAAAGTTTAGCCAATGCCATTGTAGAGATAGTTAAGAAACTTTCCCAAGAAAACCTGATTAATCAAATCATCTTAACAGGAGGAGTATTTCAAAATCGGATTTTATTAGAACAAGTTACCAAACGCCTACAAACATTAGAAATTACCGTACTCACACACAGCTTAGTCCCTAGTAACGACGGCGGATTATCACTAGGACAAGCCGTTATTGCATCTGCCCAATCAATTGCTTCTTAGTATTTTCTCTGTGTCGTGCCAGTTGCTACAACGGGGGGAACCCCACGCCAGTTTGCTCAAGTCGGGAAACCCGCCCACGCAACTGGCTCCGCAACGCACTGGCTTCTCTGCGCCTCTGCGGTTCGTATCTCTTAAAAAAGGAAAATAAAAATGTGCTTAGGAATTCCCGGACAAATTATTGAAATCACCAACCCCGAAAACAAACTAGCCATAGTCAACATTAGTGGAGTCAAACGCCAAATAAACATAGCCTGCATCGTTGACGAACAACATCCCCCCGAAACCTGTATAGGAGAATGGGTATTAGTTCACGTCGGCTTTGCCATGAATCGAATTAACCAACAAGAAGCCGCCGAAACATTAAAACTATTGCAAGAAATTGCAGACTCACAAATATGAATTCAAAATTCAAAATTCAAAATTCAAAATTCAAAATTCAAAATTCAATAATTTCTTCCTTCTTCTTCCTTCTTCCTTCTTCCTTCGCGCCCTTTGCGCCTTCACGGTTCGTTAAAAAATTCCCAACCCATGAAATACGTAGATGAATTTCGCCAACCAGAAAAAGCCGAAGCCCTACGCCGAGAAATCGAAAAACTCAGCCAACAGCTAGGAAAACATCTCAAAATAATGGAAGTATGCGGAGGACATACCCATTCCATATTCAAATATGGCATAGAAGAAATCTTACCCAACAGCGTCGAATTGATTCATGGGCCTGGGTGTCCGGTATGCGTCATGCCCAAAGGAAGAATCGATGATGCGATCGCCATCTCACAAAATCCTAACATCATTTTTACCACCTTTGGCGACGCCATGAGAGTTCCCGGTTCCCAAACCAGCCTACTACAAGCCAGGGCCACAGGCGCAGACATCCGCATGGTGTACTCACCCCTAGACAGCCTGCAAATCGCGAGAGACAACCCCGACAGAGAAGTAGTATTCTTCGCCCTAGGCTTTGAAACCACCGCCCCCAGCACCGCCCTCACCATTCTGCAAGCAGCAGCCGAAAAAATTTCTAACTTTAGTATGTTTTCCAATCACGTCCTCGTGATACCCGCCCTCAAAGCACTGCTAGAAAACCCAGACTTACAGTTAGATGGATTTGTCGGACCCGGTCATGTCAGCATGGTAATTGGCACCGAACCATACCAGTTTATTTCTCAAAAATATCATAAACCAATAGTCGTTTCTGGCTTTGAACCATTAGATATATTCCAATCAATTTGGATGCTGTTAAAGCAGCTAGTAGAAAATCGTTGTCAAGTCGAGAACCAATATAACCGCCTAGTACAAACAAACGGAAACACCTTAGCCCTAGAAGCCATGAACCAAGTTTTTGCAGTGCGAGAAAACTTTGATTGGCGAGGTTTAGGA includes the following:
- a CDS encoding HypC/HybG/HupF family hydrogenase formation chaperone, which translates into the protein MCLGIPGQIIEITNPENKLAIVNISGVKRQINIACIVDEQHPPETCIGEWVLVHVGFAMNRINQQEAAETLKLLQEIADSQI
- the hypD gene encoding hydrogenase formation protein HypD, translated to MKYVDEFRQPEKAEALRREIEKLSQQLGKHLKIMEVCGGHTHSIFKYGIEEILPNSVELIHGPGCPVCVMPKGRIDDAIAISQNPNIIFTTFGDAMRVPGSQTSLLQARATGADIRMVYSPLDSLQIARDNPDREVVFFALGFETTAPSTALTILQAAAEKISNFSMFSNHVLVIPALKALLENPDLQLDGFVGPGHVSMVIGTEPYQFISQKYHKPIVVSGFEPLDIFQSIWMLLKQLVENRCQVENQYNRLVQTNGNTLALEAMNQVFAVRENFDWRGLGEIPNSGLKIRAEYAQFDAEIKFTIPNLKVADHKACKCGEILKGVLKPWECKVFGTACTPETPIGTCMVSSEGACAAYYKYGRLSTIAKRT